GCATTGAGGAGAAAAACTAGACTTCAAGACATGTCAAGAGGAATAGCCCAAGTAAATATCCCAGGTTCTCAACTCGGAACCCTGGAGGGCAACACAGTACAAGTGTTGTCAAACCAGAGGTAGTTACTAGCCTTGTTTACAAGAAGTGAACCCCCCTTCAAGTAAGTTCAGCTCCATATTGGATTAAGGTGATCTGCCTGAATTCTAGCTGCTTACCAGAGCATGTGATAAATGCTCTCTAGCAAAGGATAGCATCATCCAGAGCCACTACAATTGTTCTCATCAATGCTCGGCATCCCAGTGaaattttatcagatatatcaagaagttgaaccaaaagaaaaagtaaaacaatagaaGTAGACCCACAGATGACCCAGATATTGGCATTATCAAacatagtctttaaaaaaatgtggttaatatgttcaagaaaataaGTAACAAGGTGAAAAATTTCACTAGAGAGCTGGAAATTTTGTTAAAggatcaaatggaaattctaagacTGGAAAGTAAAACTGAAGTGAAAATTCAAATAGATAGATTTAACAGCTGATTAGACACAGCAGAAGAGAAGATTAATGAACTGAAAGTTTAGTAGAAAATATTCGGActaaagtataaaaagaaaaaatacagaaataaagcaTCACCAACAAAATCTGAAATAGTGAAAAGGTCTACATCTACTTGGAGAATCAGAAAGGGAAGTGAGAGAGAATGGGACAGATGGATATTTGAAGGAGGAAAGAGCCAAGAATTTTCAAAAACTCACGAGATATGAAGTGAGATTCAAGAAGTGATACAAACACTAAGtagaaaaatacaggaaaaaacataCCTAAGCACCTCCACAGTAAACTGTGGAAAACCAACGACACAGAGAATCTTTAAAGCAGGCAGAGAAAAGGGCACATTACCTCCAACAGTTAGACCTAAGGGAATATTATTCCCATGAGCCTTCCTGAAAGATGCACTAGAGAACAATCTACAGCCAAAGAAGAGGTGACAGGAGAAACCTCAGCAAAAGGGCTCGTGGTGagcattaaatatatttaactgCGAGATTAAAACTAAGGCGGACATAAGAGGAACAACATTATGTGAACATTACACACTCTAACTACGTAGAAATAATAGAACTAACTGAAAAtgggagaagaatggagaaaaaaggtGTAAATTAGAATAAGCTCCCTAATTTCTTAATACATAACAGCTGggaataaaatagatatttaaagtTGACAACTTAAATTATAGAAACTTAAGCAATTTAGAAGAACAAAggtaaataataagaaaactaaTACTAGTGACTAAAATTAGgtgatggaagagaaaaagaagaataggaGTAGGAATCAGGGATAAAGGaaaaatcatgaataaaataataaagatcaaacaaacaaataaaatgaatatatttatctCAATTCTCCTTCCAAAGtcaaaaaggagaacaaaaatccaatagaaaaatggagaaaaggtaTAAACAGAGCACTCACAAAACAGGAAATACAAATGGATCTTCAGCATATGCAAAGATGTTTAACCTCATTCACTAAGAGAAACGAAAATTAAAAATACCCTGAAATTTACAAAGGCGTATGCACATATCAGATCCCAAGAATGATACACTTCAGATTTGTACATTTCACTATAGGTaagttttatctttcaaaaaatgataaggaaatgttgaattttaattaataatatgcAAGCTAAAGTGCTTTGAATTGAAGTGTGCTAATATCCACATCTTTCTGTGAAATAGATCCCCAAAATAAgaaggatagatagatagataaataggaaataaaacaaatataacaaaatgttaacaactgcaGAATCTAGGTGGTGAATTAATGCATGCTCACtgtacaattctttcaactttttagtatgtttgaaaattttcataataaaaagttaaggaaaaaataCCTCTAGGTAACATAGTCTTTcaatttggcaaaaataaaaaaacttgaTAACTCTGTTTTCCAGGTTGTAGGACAACAGTCCCTCTCAACCTTTGCTGGTCGAGGCTTACTTGGGTTCACCTTCTAGAGAGAATAATTCCAATCAGAAGTAAAATGGATATGTCCTTACAGACAGCAATTCCACTAAAGACACTTAATCttcagacatgcaaaatgacatagCAACAAGGATATTTTTTCCATGATTGTACGATAAACAAAAGATTAGAAATCATCTCAATGTCTAATTtataaaagaatgagagaggccgatcccgtggttgagtggttaagttccacgtgctctgctttggtgacctgggtttgcaggttcggattctgggtgtgggcCTACCCCattcatcagccacgctgtggaggcatcccacatgcaaagtagaggaagattggcgcagatgttagctcagggcgaatcttcctcacacacacacacacacacacacacacacacacaaagaatggtAAAAGATACTATCGTATggccatacaatgaaatacaatataggtattaagaagaaagaagcaaCTTTCTATGTACTGATATGCAGTAATCTCCAAgctatattaagtgaaaaaaagtaagGCATGGAAAGTTTGTATAACAGGCTTGCATTTGtgtaaaaaacaaatacataaacatCCATGTTTTCTTGTATATGCATAGACTACCTCCAGATTATGTATGGATGAGGACCTCATAACAGTAGTTTTCTCTTGGGAGATGACTTGGATCACTGGGGATAGAGGTAGTTAGAAAACTGCTTTTCACTGTTtgctttttgtactttttgaattttgaactgtgtataaatattatttatacaaaatgttacatataatcctcaaaaatttaaaaatagaattaccatatgatccagcaattctgcttctggatatgtacccaaaagaattgaaacagGGCTTCAAAGAGATACTTGTACACCCACGTTCATAGcgacattattcacaatagccaaaagacagatataacccaaatgtccatcgatgtATGAATGGAGGAACAAAATGCGGAACattcatacaatgcaatatttATTCAGTcctaaaaagaatggaaattctggcacaggctacaacatggatgaaccttgaggacattatgctaagtgaactaagccagtcacaaaaagacaaatggtgcatgattccacttatatgaggcatctagagtagtcaaattcatagagacagaaagtagaatagcgcttaccaggggcagaggggaggaggaatggggggctgttgtttaatgggcacagagtttcagttttgcaagatgaaaagagttctggagacggatggtggtgatggttgcatgacaAAGTGAATATCCTTCATGCCGCTCAACTGTTTACTTTAAAATGGATactatggtaaattttatgtaatgtgtattttaccacaattttaaaaaaaaattatattttttaaaagagagaaagaaagacaaaaacagcaTTAGAACAAAGTGTTGTGGCTTCTACAACCATGCCCAGGAAGGAGCTGCCAGGCGAGTCCTTCCTGCCGGCAGAGATCACGTCTGGGCCTGGGCTTCTCAGGAAGTAACTAGCCTTCTTCTGTCCTGCTCTGTTTCAGCTGCTGCCAGTACAGGTGTCTGCTCTCTGAGTGAAAGCCCACTGCTCTCATTGGCTCCCAGCTGATGTCTGGCTACCCCTCTCTCTCCTACAGCAGCCCCAACCAGAGTGCCAGCCCACCCAGTGGCCTTTATGAAGTGGTGACCACTCCCACCAGCAGGTCAGTGCCCTCTGggaaggggtgaggagggagACAAGTCTGAATGAGGGGAAAGCATGGTCGCTTGTGGTTACATATATGCCAGGACCAGCTGGCCCAGAGCTTGCACAGGTTTCTTCCTGAAGCTctggaggggttgggggagagggatCTCCACTTTGCCTTCCACCAGAGCAGGGAGAAGCATACAAAAGTCTAGGGTTTAGGATGTGGGATCTTGGGTTAAGTCATTTCCCttttccatgcctcagtttccacatttataaaatgaacatTACGAGACCTGCTAACTTGCTTCCAGGGCAGTCGTGAGGATCAAACAATAAGCTGGATGTGAAAGTACAATGTACAGCTCAAGTGCTCCGAAAGTtcagggatgatgatgatgattgctatatgtggggagagagagcagcagTGTCCCCTCATCCTAAAGCCCTCTCTGGCAGCTGGGCTGGCAAGGACTGACCTGCCTTCCTGGTCTGCTCCAGGGAGCTCCAGTTTCATTCAAAGTATTTACTGACCACCTTCCGGGGGAGGGACTGTGCTGAATTGCGCGGAATCTTCACACACCTGTGACTCAGGTATTATCACCTGCCCTCAGTAGAGAGGAAGTCAGTAAATAGCCCCAAGATGAATGAGTGATGTGTTGGTGTAGACATGGCTGACAGAGTCCCAACAATAATCTTAAATTGCCCAGGGCTGCACTGCcaggcagtggcagagctgggattggggTCATCTGACCGCCATGACTGTCCTTCCCACCATACCTGCAGTTTTCAAACCATGTTGCAGGGGCTCAGCAGAAGTTCCTAGGGAGTCCCATGAGACCCCCTCAGGGGGGAAGGGATGCAGATTCTCCGTGCTTCCCACCCAGATTGGGGACAGTAACTCCTTTTCAATATACTCATATACTGGTGTTCAACAATCGGTTTCATCTGAAATCTAGGTTCCAttgctttaaaaagtatattaattACCTAATGTTTTTGTGCTTTCCGATCACCCTCAGTCGGTGGCTTGGCAGCGTTGAAAGCATTGTTATAACTTTCCTCCTAAAGGATTGCAGGCGGTGGAGGCAACGGCAGGGGCTCCAGCCCCAAGAGCCCTTGCCCTTCCCCCGCCACCCTTAAGGCCCTACCCCTGCAGGGACTCCCCTGTCACCTCCCTTTTCCCACCCTGGGAGGCACAGTCTGGGGCTTGCTAGAGACCTCGGTTATCTACAAAGTTCAGGGCTGAGACATGTGGGCCCCTGGATCGGGTGTATgtgtctctttcccttccttaaCCCGATGTGGGGTGGCCGGAGCACTGACTTCTCGCTCCAGGAGGGGCAGATAAGGAAGAAGGGCTGATGCCCTGCCCCCAACCCAGGCAAGTGGACATGACCCCCCCTGCCCACTGCCGCGGCTCTCTGCAGGGGTGGAAAATGGTACCAGTCAACCACGAGCCGGAGGAAGAGCCCGCAGTAGCTGCCGCAAGATGGAGGAGCCTACCCCCGAGCCCGTCTATGTCGATGTGGACAAAGGACTGACCTTGGCCTGCTTCgtcttcctctgcctcttcctcgTCGTGATGATCATTCGCTGTGCCAAGGTCATCATGGACCCTTACAGCGCCATCCCCACATCCACCTGGGAGGAGCAGCACCTGGATGACTGAGATGGTGGGGACAGCAGGGCGGGGACCCTGGCGCTCTCTGGGAAGGGGAGGTCCAGGATGCACCTCTGTGTCCCTGGCCACCAGCCTGCCAGCCCATAGAGGCAAGAAATGGATTTGGCCACAGGGGATGCAGAAGGGTCACCTTAGTTTTGCCTGCTATTACAGGAGCACCAGCGTGAAATGTTTGGGGTGCTGTGGGTGTTGCAACCTGGGCAGCCTGGGGCAGACTGGGAATAAGAGCATTGGACCaggagtcaggaggcctgggttccagtctGGGGAATCACTGTGAGACTATGGGGTGGTCACCTTCCCTGGCTCCTATGCACCTTTTGGAATTGGATCCAGGACAGACATCCACTGTCACACAACAGTGGTCTTGTTTTGAGGAGACTGCCCTTAAAATGCAACGTAGCACATGCACTAGCCTTGGAGGCTCCTAGCACAGTTGTCCCACCTgagcccagccccctcccaaTGGGCTAGCAATAGACCTGGTGGTGAAGCATGAAAGGGGACATCCGGTGCCTCACCCGAAAATTCACAAACAACAcaggggctgcttccagcagtgttttttttttcaactaaaaTATAAAGGGGTATATTTTTCCTGTTATAAAtgaaatgtacattttagaaatttgagaaatacagaaaaatagaaggaaagggggaaaataaCACTTATAATTCCACCTCCTAGAAGCCaccattttgatatattttctcccagccttttttacacatattttttaaacagtcaaattcatagtgTATGCACGATGTTGTATCACTTCATATTACAGCATGAATAGTTTCCCATTTCATCAAACACTCTTCATAGCCATCATTTTTAGTGGCTGCAGAGTATTCTATCAGGTGAATAGGTCATAGTTTAAAAATCATCTTCTTTGGTCatacctttaatttttttgctaACTTTTCCTCATACAAAACTATTTCACCCAGTAACTTCTTGAGAGTGCACAGTCTATGAGATGAATAGTGGACaggaagacctgggttctagtcctgtcAGTTACTCaaaagctgtgtgaccctgagcaagtcacttcacctctcagtgcctcagtccCTCATTTTATAATGGGGAGGAAAAGGCTTGccctttttgctttgtttaaacCTCATGTGGGTGAAAGGACAGGAGGGGGAGTGCTTTGAAGGTCAATGTACTGTGGGTAGGGGGGCCAAGGAAGAAGTTGTTGATAATGACTCTTCTTGGggcctccctcctctctcttcttcctaccCTTCTACCCCGCTCCTACTTCATCACCTACATCTATGACCTTGCAGCAAGAATATTGAACCTGATCCCAAGTCCCAATTCCTCTACTCCCATGTTATATGACCCCAAATAAaccacttagcctctctgagccccaatttcctcatctgtaaaatgagggaataacatctacctcacaaggttgttgtgaggatgaaatgagagaaCATGGGTAAACATTAGTGTCTTTTCTTGATTCTACCACCCCAGGAGAAGCCAGGGGTCTGAGCTGGGAGGAGCAGAGGTTCAGGGTTGCCCTCCATGCACAGCCTGAAACCCAGGGCTTTCCTTAACTTCCCAGGGTCGCTTCCTACAGGTCAAATCGCCCAACCAGGACCACTGGTCAGAGTAAAACTAACAGCAACCTCTCCCAGTACCTGACCTCAAGGGATATGGTGTCTATTAATTTATCTAATTGTCATTGTCATCAGTTTTCCCACAAACATGATATGAAGTTAAACTAGACCACTTGAACTCCCCTTCTTCTGAATGCATGTATTCTATTCCTCCAAGACATGGCCTGCCATCCCCATCAGAAGAGACCTGCAGCTGTGAAGAAGCTCAAGGCTCCCTTCTCATCACCTGCATCCCAGCCAT
This is a stretch of genomic DNA from Equus caballus isolate H_3958 breed thoroughbred chromosome 1, TB-T2T, whole genome shotgun sequence. It encodes these proteins:
- the CTXND1 gene encoding cortexin domain-containing 1 protein, which gives rise to MEEPTPEPVYVDVDKGLTLACFVFLCLFLVVMIIRCAKVIMDPYSAIPTSTWEEQHLDD